The genomic DNA CTGTTTTAAAATTGTCGTTCGCTGGAGCAGATTAATCTGAATGCTAATCTTTCAGAACATAGTCTCCTCACCAATAATGCCACAGGTCATTAAGAAATCTACTCGTTCAAAGTGGTTCGAGGATTTCTAAGAAATTACCTATTGCTTGCACCCACCTACTGTGTGACATCAACAAGACAACAAGGCAAATTGATGAATGAACAAGTACCACGATGTGGCCGGTTCAACAAACACGCCATGACCATGACAAAATTTTCTATCAGATCTAGTGATCTACGAGCttgaattttatattttttctacCTCACCTCACTAGGCAAGTTCTTCTCCTAACAACTATCCTAATAAGAAGAATTCTAGCACCCACAAGGAGTATTTACATCCTACGACATGAATCCAACTTAGGACATCATCTTGCGGTCCGATTTCGATCCGACGGCTGAGGTCTTCTCCTCGAGCAGGCGCACCACGTCGGCCATGGACGGCCGGAGCGCCGGGTTGTCGTTCACGCACTGCATGGCGACctccgccacggcggcggcctccgcggcgTCGTACTCGGACCCGAGCCTCTGGTCCAGCACGTCCGACACTCTACCGTCTCTGAGCATGGGGCCCACCGCGGCGGTGAGCCGGTGTCCCGTCTCGCGGCAGACGGCCTCCTTCCCCGTCAGGAGCTCGAGCAGCAGCACGCCAAAGCTGTACACGTCGCTCTTCTTGGTGGCCACGCCGGAGCGGAGGAGGTGGGGGTCGACGTAGCCCGGGGAGCCCATGACGGCGCGCGCCGAGGGGCGGcccccgccagcgccgcccgccgtggcgGAGACGCCGACGTGCGCGAAGCCGAAGTCGCAGAGCTTGGCGTCCAGGTTGGCGTCGAGGAGCACGTTGGAGGCCTTGATGTCCCCGTGGATGACCGCCGGGTCGCGCCCCTCGTGGAGGTACTCCAGCGCCGCGGCCACCTGGgacgcgacggcgacgcggcgcgcCCAGGGCAGggccccggccgcgccgccggcgcggagcCTCTCGTGGAGGTCGCCGTTGGGCGCGTACTCGAACACCAGCACGCCCTCGTCCCGCTCGTCGCAGTACCCGAGGAGGCGGACGATGTGCGGGTGGCGGAGCGAGAGGAGCACGTCGAGCTCCCGGCGGAAGGCGCGGTGCAGGCGCTCGCTGCTGCAGTGGACCTTGACGGCGCCGAGGCGTGAGGCGGGGAGCGAGGCGAGGTACACCGTGCTGCACCCGCCGCGGCCGACCACCCGGGACGAGAACCCGCGCGTGGCGGCCTCCACCTCGGCCCACGCCagctgcctcgccgcgccgccgccctgctcctccgcctcctccgcgcccaCCGGCTCGGCCGGCGCCACGCGCGAGCTCGCCCCGCCCATCTCCCCGCGCTTCCGGAGGTCGCCGCGGCCCCGGCGCGCGAGGCCAAAGAGACCGTAACCCCTAAACATTGCGCGCGAGCCCTGACTGAGAGGAGTGCCGCCGCGCGAGTGAGCGAGAGCAATCTCTCGGCCGAGCAGGTCCTCTGCCCCTTTAATCGCCTCGCGAGCTTGTGTTGCTGGTGAGTGACGCTGGGGTTCTTGGCTGTGCCGTCCTGGATAAGCTGTGGACGGGGTGGACAGAGGAGGCGGCAGATCAGcagatgggaggaggaggagcaatgGCGAGTTGGCTGGCTCCGTGCTCTTGCTCCAAGTCAAATGCTCTGCCAGTG from Panicum virgatum strain AP13 chromosome 7N, P.virgatum_v5, whole genome shotgun sequence includes the following:
- the LOC120683996 gene encoding salt tolerance receptor-like cytoplasmic kinase 1, whose amino-acid sequence is MFRGYGLFGLARRGRGDLRKRGEMGGASSRVAPAEPVGAEEAEEQGGGAARQLAWAEVEAATRGFSSRVVGRGGCSTVYLASLPASRLGAVKVHCSSERLHRAFRRELDVLLSLRHPHIVRLLGYCDERDEGVLVFEYAPNGDLHERLRAGGAAGALPWARRVAVASQVAAALEYLHEGRDPAVIHGDIKASNVLLDANLDAKLCDFGFAHVGVSATAGGAGGGRPSARAVMGSPGYVDPHLLRSGVATKKSDVYSFGVLLLELLTGKEAVCRETGHRLTAAVGPMLRDGRVSDVLDQRLGSEYDAAEAAAVAEVAMQCVNDNPALRPSMADVVRLLEEKTSAVGSKSDRKMMS